From Calothrix sp. PCC 6303, a single genomic window includes:
- a CDS encoding vWA domain-containing protein, producing MRHILTYCGIAFLVINIIGCEASNKKTSSSVPQSAVNSNPAGSANQGGNVAKTQQEPPLSSSKPKEQGLDSSQEAPNGEKYRSLPENEFQKVSSNPLSTFSIDVDTASYSNIRRFINDGQLPPPEAVRVEEMINYFKYDYAQPAGKQPFAVTTEVATTPWNPQHRLVQIGMKSQNPGIEKLAPNNLVFLLDTSGSMNDADKLPLLKAALRLMVNELRPTDKVSIVAYAGSAGLVLPATPGSAKAKILAALDKLEAGGSTAGGEGIKLAYKIATDNLIKSGNNRVILATDGDFNVGISSDDELVKLIEKQRQSNIYLSVLGFGSGNLQDSKMEQLADKGNGNYAYIDSLLEAKKVLVKELGATLLTVAKDVKIQVEFNPAKIQAYRLIGYENRTLQSQDFNNDKKDAGELGAGHTVTALYEIVPAGINSNAVQGNIDPLKYQNQQITQNAVKSNEIMQVKLRYKPPQTEKSQLLSYAIADQGLQLENASNNLKFAASVTQYAMVLRNSPSKGNTNLDTILKLARQSVGSDLDGYRAEFIRLVEKTKTLQKRV from the coding sequence ATGCGCCACATACTAACTTATTGCGGAATTGCTTTTTTAGTAATAAATATTATTGGTTGTGAAGCATCCAATAAAAAAACAAGTTCAAGTGTTCCCCAATCTGCCGTCAACAGTAATCCAGCAGGGAGTGCCAATCAAGGTGGGAATGTTGCCAAAACCCAGCAGGAACCGCCATTGAGTTCCTCTAAGCCAAAAGAGCAGGGTTTAGATTCCTCCCAAGAAGCACCAAACGGGGAAAAATATCGCAGTCTGCCAGAAAATGAGTTTCAAAAAGTTAGTTCCAACCCACTTTCAACATTTTCCATAGACGTTGACACTGCTTCCTATAGCAATATTCGCCGCTTTATTAACGATGGACAACTACCACCACCAGAAGCAGTGCGGGTAGAGGAGATGATTAATTATTTTAAATATGATTATGCTCAACCTGCGGGTAAACAACCATTTGCAGTCACAACGGAAGTTGCCACAACTCCCTGGAATCCTCAACACCGGTTAGTACAAATTGGTATGAAATCCCAGAATCCCGGAATCGAGAAATTAGCACCAAATAATCTTGTCTTTTTACTGGATACATCGGGTTCGATGAATGATGCAGATAAATTACCCTTATTAAAAGCAGCTTTACGGTTGATGGTGAATGAACTGCGACCAACCGACAAAGTATCAATAGTTGCCTATGCAGGTTCCGCAGGCTTAGTATTACCAGCAACACCAGGCTCCGCAAAAGCGAAAATCTTGGCAGCACTGGACAAACTAGAAGCCGGAGGTTCAACCGCTGGGGGAGAAGGAATAAAGCTAGCCTATAAAATTGCTACCGACAACTTAATAAAATCCGGTAATAACCGAGTTATCTTAGCCACCGATGGAGACTTTAACGTCGGTATTTCCAGCGATGATGAATTAGTCAAACTCATTGAAAAACAGCGACAAAGCAACATATATTTATCAGTTCTTGGCTTTGGTTCCGGCAACCTGCAAGATAGCAAAATGGAACAACTTGCAGACAAGGGCAACGGTAACTATGCATACATAGATAGCCTTCTAGAAGCCAAAAAAGTATTAGTTAAAGAACTTGGTGCAACCTTACTCACAGTTGCCAAAGACGTAAAAATCCAAGTTGAATTTAACCCAGCTAAAATCCAAGCATACCGTTTAATAGGCTACGAAAACCGCACCCTACAAAGCCAAGACTTTAACAACGATAAAAAAGATGCAGGAGAACTAGGTGCAGGACATACAGTTACAGCATTATACGAAATAGTCCCCGCAGGTATAAACAGCAATGCAGTCCAAGGAAACATCGACCCTTTAAAATACCAAAACCAGCAAATCACTCAAAACGCAGTCAAGAGCAACGAAATTATGCAAGTGAAACTGCGATACAAACCACCCCAAACTGAAAAATCCCAATTATTGAGTTATGCGATCGCTGATCAAGGTTTACAGTTAGAAAACGCCTCAAACAACCTCAAATTTGCCGCATCAGTAACCCAATATGCCATGGTACTACGAAACTCCCCCAGCAAAGGCAACACAAACTTAGACACCATTCTCAAACTAGCACGTCAATCGGTAGGAAGCGACCTAGACGGATATCGTGCAGAATTTATTCGCTTAGTAGAAAAAACAAAAACCCTACAGAAAAGAGTCTAA
- a CDS encoding energy-coupling factor transporter transmembrane component T family protein: MDLLRSLPIGLYLEQPQTWMHKLDPRVKFIWLMSFLTTYLFANNLWRILLVGLLIAMTLIARIPRRVWQQQMGWLLMLCFFVLVIGAVTPDGLGISYQPRLPSAGVVKVNPQTTPQATAAPKLENSTKSSKDYKYTLFEAGPVRVTRRSLNLSIRLSTILFTVIYSTNLYLLTTAPEEITSAMENLMQPLKRFKVPVTEITLTLTLSLRFIPLVLEEIQNLIRSVMTRAINWKKLGLKGGAKVWLLVAERLLQNLLLRADQMANAMTVRGFTSPNEHRVEWYELKMRSRDWWAILILVAFWGVRFVIGNEA; the protein is encoded by the coding sequence ATGGACTTACTTCGTTCTTTACCAATTGGACTTTACCTCGAACAACCACAAACCTGGATGCATAAACTTGATCCTAGGGTCAAGTTTATCTGGTTGATGAGCTTTTTAACTACCTATTTGTTTGCTAATAATCTTTGGCGAATTTTACTGGTGGGGTTACTAATTGCTATGACTCTCATCGCTAGAATACCTCGCCGAGTTTGGCAACAACAGATGGGGTGGTTATTAATGCTATGTTTTTTTGTGTTGGTGATTGGGGCAGTGACTCCCGATGGATTGGGAATTAGCTATCAACCCCGTTTACCTAGTGCAGGAGTTGTCAAAGTTAATCCCCAAACAACACCACAAGCGACAGCAGCGCCCAAACTTGAAAATTCCACTAAAAGCTCTAAAGATTATAAATATACATTATTTGAGGCGGGTCCAGTTAGGGTGACTCGCCGTTCTTTAAATTTATCGATTCGCCTCAGTACAATTTTATTTACGGTTATATATAGTACTAATTTGTACTTGTTAACGACCGCACCAGAGGAAATCACTTCGGCAATGGAAAACCTGATGCAGCCGTTGAAAAGGTTCAAAGTACCCGTGACAGAGATTACTTTGACTCTAACTTTGTCGTTGCGATTTATACCCTTAGTCTTAGAAGAAATTCAAAACCTCATTCGTTCAGTTATGACAAGGGCAATTAACTGGAAAAAATTAGGTTTAAAAGGTGGGGCAAAAGTTTGGCTATTAGTAGCCGAAAGACTACTACAGAACCTATTATTAAGAGCAGATCAAATGGCAAACGCGATGACAGTTAGGGGGTTTACCAGTCCTAACGAACACCGCGTAGAGTGGTACGAATTAAAAATGCGATCGCGTGATTGGTGGGCGATACTAATTTTGGTAGCTTTTTGGGGAGTAAGATTCGTAATTGGTAATGAAGCTTAA
- a CDS encoding serine/threonine-protein kinase, with the protein MLTNKPQFPDFSNEGYSIETLLGHNLSGGRITYKANILETQEKVVIKQFQFAQIGATWSGFAAFEREIELLRQLNHPQIPKCLDCFETPSGFCLVQEYKEAPSLATPRQFTPLDIEKIAIGVLEILIYLQQQQPAIIHRDIKPENILMDAQSQIYLVDFGLARSDEEQMSASTTVKGTLGFMPPEQIFGRSLSKSADLYSLGATLICLLTKTPSAQIGNLVDESFRFNIKQLLPNIAPRWQNWLEKITAPNSTQRYPDAVTALNELRQLQVVSTPKVKLSRRIPQIVTLSFIFAGAMTSLGLFRESEPRPLPLQYEITPYKHHHYRHQRRIPRPELGTSCVGCDLRYLDLQAADLRSIDLENANLTGTNLAGADLRGASLKGADLSNANLIGANLESVDLEGAIMPDGLIHP; encoded by the coding sequence ATGCTCACCAACAAACCCCAATTCCCCGACTTTAGCAACGAAGGCTACAGCATCGAAACCCTCCTCGGACACAACCTCAGCGGAGGAAGAATCACCTACAAAGCCAACATCCTCGAAACTCAAGAAAAAGTCGTCATCAAACAATTTCAATTTGCTCAAATTGGCGCTACATGGTCAGGATTTGCCGCATTTGAGCGAGAAATTGAACTTTTACGACAACTCAACCATCCCCAAATCCCCAAATGTCTCGACTGTTTTGAAACCCCATCCGGATTTTGCCTAGTCCAAGAATACAAAGAAGCACCATCGCTAGCAACACCACGGCAATTCACCCCCCTAGACATCGAAAAAATCGCCATCGGAGTTCTAGAAATCCTCATCTACCTTCAGCAACAACAACCTGCAATCATTCACCGAGACATCAAACCCGAAAACATCCTCATGGATGCCCAATCCCAGATTTACCTGGTAGATTTTGGTTTAGCACGCAGCGATGAAGAGCAAATGAGCGCCAGTACCACAGTTAAAGGTACACTGGGATTCATGCCACCAGAACAGATATTTGGACGCTCCTTAAGCAAATCAGCCGATCTTTATAGCTTAGGTGCAACCCTAATTTGCTTACTAACCAAAACCCCATCTGCTCAAATTGGTAACTTAGTAGATGAATCCTTTCGCTTCAACATCAAACAACTACTACCAAATATTGCCCCTCGCTGGCAAAATTGGCTAGAAAAAATCACCGCACCCAATTCTACACAACGTTATCCTGATGCAGTTACAGCTTTAAATGAACTGCGACAACTTCAAGTAGTTAGCACCCCCAAAGTCAAATTAAGTCGAAGAATTCCCCAAATAGTCACACTCAGCTTTATTTTTGCAGGTGCGATGACATCCTTGGGACTTTTTCGGGAATCCGAACCTCGCCCTCTTCCCCTACAATATGAAATTACTCCTTACAAACACCACCATTATCGTCATCAGCGGAGAATTCCCCGTCCAGAACTAGGAACAAGCTGTGTGGGATGTGACTTGCGCTACTTGGATTTGCAAGCTGCTGATTTACGCAGCATTGATTTGGAAAACGCTAATTTAACTGGTACTAACCTAGCTGGTGCTGATTTACGCGGTGCATCCCTTAAAGGTGCTGATTTGAGTAATGCTAACTTAATCGGGGCAAATTTAGAAAGTGTGGATTTGGAGGGGGCAATTATGCCGGATGGTTTGATTCATCCCTAG